From the Ciconia boyciana chromosome 28, ASM3463844v1, whole genome shotgun sequence genome, one window contains:
- the LOC140644599 gene encoding uncharacterized protein isoform X3, whose product MALHEGCPPPPGAGHRTCRGGYSLGCWVLHDGCPPPLGAQAGLSHRSLPCPALCPRRVGLPGSALAAPEPGPARAQRHRQHPGCRGRDGDGDGDGDRDRAGAGAEASPRPATARSPQRIWGAFAVLLGIRASPPGQQAEPRLPRTMPKRKCKFTDELQAKYPCFRMGRERWEAECLVCQEGTYISVANKGALDLEAHVQSMKHKRNVLGDASVAKLPGCFLPADCQPVDAAAATTAAKTPLGFATAVFQDWCEPLAGSPGFSKTPDPVLDVLGLQIKTEVRLDEALAPFALDCGVDLLDGIPYCGVALGAGNAGTSFPTQICYFDWKQGGVQSRVIGVEPLPGELAPGATVLAWEALESHGVRQWCVAIVGESRNTMLGGLGCCTQGPAEVSSLQQLLEGVFIATDCPMHLLSNCIQNGADSLEVDLQSLVWKIYTYVSVYAVCAELLKDFLEFAKREYQQLLHHARMLWLLLLPAITRLLQVFPALKSFLSLSHPPFATRTFFEDDFSEIYLQHMALQVAVFDMHLRTLAREDNSPCEVLGVFSSIRCTLLGRKAHGFMSLRVKELLAEQQAAERAGDCNTFCHHIQTLYVAFLDYLDARMRPFGELFRFQWMQLRAPSTWVEVEACIKYLADHGVMVDDSKCFDQFCHLTTFLKDCRSSSDFSTLQMHQKWLPGAVGKTLEMSGKFVWKFFERSVEFQITNKTQDVTWYNPRH is encoded by the exons ATGGCGCTGCATGAGGGGTGTCCACCACCCCCGGGTGCTGGGCATCGCACGTGTAGGGGGGGTTAttccctggggtgctgggtgctgcatgatgggtgccccccacccctgggtgcccaggCCGGGCTCTCCCAccgctccctcccctgcccggccctgtGCCCGCGGCGGGTTGGGCTTCCTGGGTCAGCGCTGGCAGCACCGGAACCGGGCCCTGCCAGGGCCCAGCGGCACCGCCAGCACCCGGGCTGCCGCGggcgggacggggacggggacggggacggggacagggacagggccggggccggggccgaggcctCACCCCGCCCCGCCACGGCCCGCAGCCCCCAGAG GATCTGGGGTGCATTTGCGGTGCTGTTGGGCATCCGAGCATCCCCACCTGGGCAACAG GCTGAGCCCCGTCTGCCCCGTACCATGCCGAAACGGAAATGCAAGTTCACTGACGAGCTCCAGGCGAAGTACCCCTGCTTCCGCATGGGCCGGGAGAGATGGGAGGCTGAATGCTTGGTGTGCCAGGAGGGCACCTACATCTCTGTGGCCAACAAGGGCGCTCTCGACCTGGAGGCCCACGTCCAGTCCATGAAACACAAGAGGAATGTGCTGGGGGATGCCTCAGTGGCCAAGCTGCCGGGCTGCTTCCTCCCCGCCGACTGCCAGCCCGTTGatgccgccgccgccaccactGCCGCCAAAACACCTTTGGGCTTCGCCACTGCTGTGTTCCAGGACTGGTGCGAGCCCCTGGCTGGCTCACCTGGTTTTTCCAAAACACCTGACCCCGTCTTAGATGTCTTGGGCTTGCAAATCAAGACGGAGGTGAGGCTGGACGAGGCACTGGCCCCCTTCGCGTTGGACTGTGGGGTGGACCTGCTGGATGGTATCCCCTATTGTGGGGTGGCCCTGGGCGCTGGCAATGCGGGgacctccttccccacccagaTCTGCTATTTTGATTGGAAGCAGGGTGGCGTGCAGAGCAGGGTGATCGGTGTGGAGCCCTTGCCAGGTGAACTGGCCCCCGGTGCCACCGTGCTGGCGTGGGAGGCCTTAGAGAGCCACGGCGTGCGGCAGTGGTGCGTGGCTATTGTAGGTGAGAGCCGCAACACCatgctgggggggctggggtgctgcacCCAGGGTCCGGCTGAGGTGTCCAgcttgcagcagctgctggaaggggTCTTCATTGCCACCGACTGCCCCATGCACCTCCTCAGCAATTGCATCCAGAATGGGGCAGACAGCCTGGAGGTGGACCTGCAGTCCCTTGTCTGGAAGATTTACACCTACGTCTCTGTCTATGCTGTCTGCGCCGAACTGCTCAAGGACTTCTTGGAGTTTGCCAAGAGGGAGTACCAGCAGCTGCTCCACCATGCCAGGATGCTCTGGTTGCTCCTGCTGCCGGCCATCACCCGCTTGCTGCAAGTCTTCCCAGCATTGAagtccttcctctccctcagcCACCCCCCCTTCGCCACCCGGACCTTTTTTGAGGACGACTTCAGCGAGATCTACCTACAGCACATGGCTTTGCAGGTGGCCGTCTTCGACATGCACCTCAGGACCTTGGCGAGGGAGGACAACTCGCCCTGCGAGGTGCTGGGTGTCTTCTCCTCCATCCGCTGCACCCTCCTGGGGCGCAAAGCCCATGGCTTCATGTCACTGCGGGTTaaggagctgctggcagagcagcaggcagccgAGAGGGCTGGAGACTGCAACACCTTCTGCCACCACATCCAGACCCTCTACGTGGCGTTCCTTGACTACCTGGATGCTCGGATGAGGCCGTTTGGGGAGCTTTTCCGTTTCCAGTGGATGCAGCTACGGGCACCATCGACGTGGGTGGAGGTGGAGGCGTGCATCAAGTACCTGGCGGACCATGGGGTCATGGTGGATGACAGCAAGTGCTTCGACCAGTTCTGCCACCTGACCACCTTCTTGAAGgactgcaggagcagcagtgacTTCAGCACCCTGCAGATGCACCAGAAATGG CTGCCCGGAGCTGTGGGGAAGACACTGGAGATGAGTGGGAAGTTCGTGTGGAAATTCTTTGAGCGGAGTGTGGAGTTCCAGATCACCAACAAAACCCAGGATGTCACCTGGTACAACCCCAG ACACTAG
- the LOC140644599 gene encoding uncharacterized protein isoform X1, giving the protein MALHEGCPPPPGAGHRTCRGGYSLGCWVLHDGCPPPLGAQAGLSHRSLPCPALCPRRVGLPGSALAAPEPGPARAQRHRQHPGCRGRDGDGDGDGDRDRAGAGAEASPRPATARSPQRIWGAFAVLLGIRASPPGQQAEPRLPRTMPKRKCKFTDELQAKYPCFRMGRERWEAECLVCQEGTYISVANKGALDLEAHVQSMKHKRNVLGDASVAKLPGCFLPADCQPVDAAAATTAAKTPLGFATAVFQDWCEPLAGSPGFSKTPDPVLDVLGLQIKTEVRLDEALAPFALDCGVDLLDGIPYCGVALGAGNAGTSFPTQICYFDWKQGGVQSRVIGVEPLPGELAPGATVLAWEALESHGVRQWCVAIVGESRNTMLGGLGCCTQGPAEVSSLQQLLEGVFIATDCPMHLLSNCIQNGADSLEVDLQSLVWKIYTYVSVYAVCAELLKDFLEFAKREYQQLLHHARMLWLLLLPAITRLLQVFPALKSFLSLSHPPFATRTFFEDDFSEIYLQHMALQVAVFDMHLRTLAREDNSPCEVLGVFSSIRCTLLGRKAHGFMSLRVKELLAEQQAAERAGDCNTFCHHIQTLYVAFLDYLDARMRPFGELFRFQWMQLRAPSTWVEVEACIKYLADHGVMVDDSKCFDQFCHLTTFLKDCRSSSDFSTLQMHQKWLPGAVGKTLEMSGKFVWKFFERSVEFQITNKTQDVTWYNPRSYCFSAYSSTLPSPRIPPGVTESCQFARSMIHFWGCMGVLVYEADAFMLSILFSNPLSYNIFYVKVAMEISLHKVHLGNLEDIYTRMYNTQPASTGKDTMFHQVKLGTCQEATMVSAGNMWVMATMSSAAKLVIKVIMENQDSSSSESKGGTTH; this is encoded by the exons ATGGCGCTGCATGAGGGGTGTCCACCACCCCCGGGTGCTGGGCATCGCACGTGTAGGGGGGGTTAttccctggggtgctgggtgctgcatgatgggtgccccccacccctgggtgcccaggCCGGGCTCTCCCAccgctccctcccctgcccggccctgtGCCCGCGGCGGGTTGGGCTTCCTGGGTCAGCGCTGGCAGCACCGGAACCGGGCCCTGCCAGGGCCCAGCGGCACCGCCAGCACCCGGGCTGCCGCGggcgggacggggacggggacggggacggggacagggacagggccggggccggggccgaggcctCACCCCGCCCCGCCACGGCCCGCAGCCCCCAGAG GATCTGGGGTGCATTTGCGGTGCTGTTGGGCATCCGAGCATCCCCACCTGGGCAACAG GCTGAGCCCCGTCTGCCCCGTACCATGCCGAAACGGAAATGCAAGTTCACTGACGAGCTCCAGGCGAAGTACCCCTGCTTCCGCATGGGCCGGGAGAGATGGGAGGCTGAATGCTTGGTGTGCCAGGAGGGCACCTACATCTCTGTGGCCAACAAGGGCGCTCTCGACCTGGAGGCCCACGTCCAGTCCATGAAACACAAGAGGAATGTGCTGGGGGATGCCTCAGTGGCCAAGCTGCCGGGCTGCTTCCTCCCCGCCGACTGCCAGCCCGTTGatgccgccgccgccaccactGCCGCCAAAACACCTTTGGGCTTCGCCACTGCTGTGTTCCAGGACTGGTGCGAGCCCCTGGCTGGCTCACCTGGTTTTTCCAAAACACCTGACCCCGTCTTAGATGTCTTGGGCTTGCAAATCAAGACGGAGGTGAGGCTGGACGAGGCACTGGCCCCCTTCGCGTTGGACTGTGGGGTGGACCTGCTGGATGGTATCCCCTATTGTGGGGTGGCCCTGGGCGCTGGCAATGCGGGgacctccttccccacccagaTCTGCTATTTTGATTGGAAGCAGGGTGGCGTGCAGAGCAGGGTGATCGGTGTGGAGCCCTTGCCAGGTGAACTGGCCCCCGGTGCCACCGTGCTGGCGTGGGAGGCCTTAGAGAGCCACGGCGTGCGGCAGTGGTGCGTGGCTATTGTAGGTGAGAGCCGCAACACCatgctgggggggctggggtgctgcacCCAGGGTCCGGCTGAGGTGTCCAgcttgcagcagctgctggaaggggTCTTCATTGCCACCGACTGCCCCATGCACCTCCTCAGCAATTGCATCCAGAATGGGGCAGACAGCCTGGAGGTGGACCTGCAGTCCCTTGTCTGGAAGATTTACACCTACGTCTCTGTCTATGCTGTCTGCGCCGAACTGCTCAAGGACTTCTTGGAGTTTGCCAAGAGGGAGTACCAGCAGCTGCTCCACCATGCCAGGATGCTCTGGTTGCTCCTGCTGCCGGCCATCACCCGCTTGCTGCAAGTCTTCCCAGCATTGAagtccttcctctccctcagcCACCCCCCCTTCGCCACCCGGACCTTTTTTGAGGACGACTTCAGCGAGATCTACCTACAGCACATGGCTTTGCAGGTGGCCGTCTTCGACATGCACCTCAGGACCTTGGCGAGGGAGGACAACTCGCCCTGCGAGGTGCTGGGTGTCTTCTCCTCCATCCGCTGCACCCTCCTGGGGCGCAAAGCCCATGGCTTCATGTCACTGCGGGTTaaggagctgctggcagagcagcaggcagccgAGAGGGCTGGAGACTGCAACACCTTCTGCCACCACATCCAGACCCTCTACGTGGCGTTCCTTGACTACCTGGATGCTCGGATGAGGCCGTTTGGGGAGCTTTTCCGTTTCCAGTGGATGCAGCTACGGGCACCATCGACGTGGGTGGAGGTGGAGGCGTGCATCAAGTACCTGGCGGACCATGGGGTCATGGTGGATGACAGCAAGTGCTTCGACCAGTTCTGCCACCTGACCACCTTCTTGAAGgactgcaggagcagcagtgacTTCAGCACCCTGCAGATGCACCAGAAATGG CTGCCCGGAGCTGTGGGGAAGACACTGGAGATGAGTGGGAAGTTCGTGTGGAAATTCTTTGAGCGGAGTGTGGAGTTCCAGATCACCAACAAAACCCAGGATGTCACCTGGTACAACCCCAG GAGCTACTGCTTCAGCGCCTATAGCTCCacgctgcccagccccaggatCCCACCAGGTGTCACAGAGAGTTGCCAGTTTGCTAGATCTATGATCCATTTTTGGGGGTGCATGGGGGTACTGGTGTACGAAGCAGATGCCTTCATGCTGTCCATCCTCTTCTCCAACCCCTTGAGCTACAACATTTTCTATGTGAAGGTAGCCATGGAGATCTCCCTGCATAAAGTCCACCTTGGCAACTTGGAGGACATCTACACCAGGATGTATAATACTCAACCCGCCAGCACTGGCAAGGACACCATGTTCCACCAAGTCAAGCTTGGCACTTGCCAGGAGGCCACCATGGTCTCTGCTGGCAACATGTGGGTCATGGCCACCATGTCCAGTGCTGCAAAGTTGGTTATCAAAGTCATCATGGAGAATCAAGATAGTTCCTCCTCTGAATCCAAAGGTGGCACCACCCATTAG
- the LOC140644599 gene encoding uncharacterized protein isoform X2: MPKRKCKFTDELQAKYPCFRMGRERWEAECLVCQEGTYISVANKGALDLEAHVQSMKHKRNVLGDASVAKLPGCFLPADCQPVDAAAATTAAKTPLGFATAVFQDWCEPLAGSPGFSKTPDPVLDVLGLQIKTEVRLDEALAPFALDCGVDLLDGIPYCGVALGAGNAGTSFPTQICYFDWKQGGVQSRVIGVEPLPGELAPGATVLAWEALESHGVRQWCVAIVGESRNTMLGGLGCCTQGPAEVSSLQQLLEGVFIATDCPMHLLSNCIQNGADSLEVDLQSLVWKIYTYVSVYAVCAELLKDFLEFAKREYQQLLHHARMLWLLLLPAITRLLQVFPALKSFLSLSHPPFATRTFFEDDFSEIYLQHMALQVAVFDMHLRTLAREDNSPCEVLGVFSSIRCTLLGRKAHGFMSLRVKELLAEQQAAERAGDCNTFCHHIQTLYVAFLDYLDARMRPFGELFRFQWMQLRAPSTWVEVEACIKYLADHGVMVDDSKCFDQFCHLTTFLKDCRSSSDFSTLQMHQKWLPGAVGKTLEMSGKFVWKFFERSVEFQITNKTQDVTWYNPRSYCFSAYSSTLPSPRIPPGVTESCQFARSMIHFWGCMGVLVYEADAFMLSILFSNPLSYNIFYVKVAMEISLHKVHLGNLEDIYTRMYNTQPASTGKDTMFHQVKLGTCQEATMVSAGNMWVMATMSSAAKLVIKVIMENQDSSSSESKGGTTH, translated from the exons ATGCCGAAACGGAAATGCAAGTTCACTGACGAGCTCCAGGCGAAGTACCCCTGCTTCCGCATGGGCCGGGAGAGATGGGAGGCTGAATGCTTGGTGTGCCAGGAGGGCACCTACATCTCTGTGGCCAACAAGGGCGCTCTCGACCTGGAGGCCCACGTCCAGTCCATGAAACACAAGAGGAATGTGCTGGGGGATGCCTCAGTGGCCAAGCTGCCGGGCTGCTTCCTCCCCGCCGACTGCCAGCCCGTTGatgccgccgccgccaccactGCCGCCAAAACACCTTTGGGCTTCGCCACTGCTGTGTTCCAGGACTGGTGCGAGCCCCTGGCTGGCTCACCTGGTTTTTCCAAAACACCTGACCCCGTCTTAGATGTCTTGGGCTTGCAAATCAAGACGGAGGTGAGGCTGGACGAGGCACTGGCCCCCTTCGCGTTGGACTGTGGGGTGGACCTGCTGGATGGTATCCCCTATTGTGGGGTGGCCCTGGGCGCTGGCAATGCGGGgacctccttccccacccagaTCTGCTATTTTGATTGGAAGCAGGGTGGCGTGCAGAGCAGGGTGATCGGTGTGGAGCCCTTGCCAGGTGAACTGGCCCCCGGTGCCACCGTGCTGGCGTGGGAGGCCTTAGAGAGCCACGGCGTGCGGCAGTGGTGCGTGGCTATTGTAGGTGAGAGCCGCAACACCatgctgggggggctggggtgctgcacCCAGGGTCCGGCTGAGGTGTCCAgcttgcagcagctgctggaaggggTCTTCATTGCCACCGACTGCCCCATGCACCTCCTCAGCAATTGCATCCAGAATGGGGCAGACAGCCTGGAGGTGGACCTGCAGTCCCTTGTCTGGAAGATTTACACCTACGTCTCTGTCTATGCTGTCTGCGCCGAACTGCTCAAGGACTTCTTGGAGTTTGCCAAGAGGGAGTACCAGCAGCTGCTCCACCATGCCAGGATGCTCTGGTTGCTCCTGCTGCCGGCCATCACCCGCTTGCTGCAAGTCTTCCCAGCATTGAagtccttcctctccctcagcCACCCCCCCTTCGCCACCCGGACCTTTTTTGAGGACGACTTCAGCGAGATCTACCTACAGCACATGGCTTTGCAGGTGGCCGTCTTCGACATGCACCTCAGGACCTTGGCGAGGGAGGACAACTCGCCCTGCGAGGTGCTGGGTGTCTTCTCCTCCATCCGCTGCACCCTCCTGGGGCGCAAAGCCCATGGCTTCATGTCACTGCGGGTTaaggagctgctggcagagcagcaggcagccgAGAGGGCTGGAGACTGCAACACCTTCTGCCACCACATCCAGACCCTCTACGTGGCGTTCCTTGACTACCTGGATGCTCGGATGAGGCCGTTTGGGGAGCTTTTCCGTTTCCAGTGGATGCAGCTACGGGCACCATCGACGTGGGTGGAGGTGGAGGCGTGCATCAAGTACCTGGCGGACCATGGGGTCATGGTGGATGACAGCAAGTGCTTCGACCAGTTCTGCCACCTGACCACCTTCTTGAAGgactgcaggagcagcagtgacTTCAGCACCCTGCAGATGCACCAGAAATGG CTGCCCGGAGCTGTGGGGAAGACACTGGAGATGAGTGGGAAGTTCGTGTGGAAATTCTTTGAGCGGAGTGTGGAGTTCCAGATCACCAACAAAACCCAGGATGTCACCTGGTACAACCCCAG GAGCTACTGCTTCAGCGCCTATAGCTCCacgctgcccagccccaggatCCCACCAGGTGTCACAGAGAGTTGCCAGTTTGCTAGATCTATGATCCATTTTTGGGGGTGCATGGGGGTACTGGTGTACGAAGCAGATGCCTTCATGCTGTCCATCCTCTTCTCCAACCCCTTGAGCTACAACATTTTCTATGTGAAGGTAGCCATGGAGATCTCCCTGCATAAAGTCCACCTTGGCAACTTGGAGGACATCTACACCAGGATGTATAATACTCAACCCGCCAGCACTGGCAAGGACACCATGTTCCACCAAGTCAAGCTTGGCACTTGCCAGGAGGCCACCATGGTCTCTGCTGGCAACATGTGGGTCATGGCCACCATGTCCAGTGCTGCAAAGTTGGTTATCAAAGTCATCATGGAGAATCAAGATAGTTCCTCCTCTGAATCCAAAGGTGGCACCACCCATTAG
- the LOC140644604 gene encoding uncharacterized protein isoform X1 translates to MAAPTPPGGGLTLSPPPPAPGCGGLRPVPALSDGGDGHRGGRGPGRRGRARPLRPFVSASGERRGCGGGTPEPTPPAALQSPPHHTPPQESWGDHTAATEPGSMETPTTRPRWRLQPEGGRRRSPAPRPPSPCPEEDTEGSPMSLERVAERRRWPRGEWARRLVPALHGGGASGAGTEMRRLRFRQFRYQEASGPRDVCRRLRELSQGWLRPEVRSKEQIMELLVLEQFLSILPEDIQSWVWVRHPESCAQAVALAESFQLGQGDPDGIWEQQVTVRVKVEEVAPGDVEDPEVAGDPPSPPSESPQLPSGDSWQEEVARGKVKFVPEDEEQRLQETAGPTMASGDLEASVLQQQDPPHPPSTLQGIPAVGTPARRGTHRRQIPRDPTTFPQPLAQGPPRPAEDTRSPEKPWVKRELSAQGKDRPYPCSECGKSFGRLTHLKTHQRTHTGVKPYACGACGKSFGHLSTLTTHQRLHTGERPYACGSCGKTFTNPSDLNKHQRSHTGERPYPCAACGKRFSQQSNLTMHQRSHTEERPYPCGACGKSFKYLADLTVHERSHTGERPFPCPHCGKSFSNKSSLARHTRIHARAAARDK, encoded by the exons ATggccgcccccaccccccccgggggggggttAACCCtttccccgccgccgccggctccggGCTGCGGAGGGTTAAGGCCGGTCCCGGCGCTGAGTGACGGCGGCGACGGCCaccgggggggacggggaccggggcggcggggccgggcccggccgctcCGGCCCTTTGTGTCGGCgagcggggagcggcggggctgcggcggcgggaCCCCAG agCCCACCCCAccagctgctttgcaaagcCCCCCACATCACACCCCCCCCCAGGAGAGTTGGGGGGACCACACAGCAGCGACGGAGCCAGGCAGCATGGAGACCCCAACAACACGACCCCGCTGGCGGCTGCAACCAGAGGGAGGACGCCGGCgttccccagccccccggcccccctcgcCATGCCCGGAGGAGGATACAGAGGGGTCCCCAATGTCCTTGGAGCGGGTGGCTGAGAGACGCCGCTGGCCCCGAGGGGAGTGGGCACGGCGGTTGGTACCGGCGCTGCATGGCGGTGGTGCCAGTGGTGCTGGCACGGAGATGCGCCGCTTGCGCTTCCGGCAATTCCGGTACCAGGAGGCATCGGGACCGCGGGATGTTTGCCGGCGGTTGCGGGAGCTGTCGCAGGGTTGGTTACGGCCGGAGGTGCGGAGCAAGGAGCAGATcatggagctgctggtgctggagcaATTCCTCAGCATCCTTCCCGAGGACATCCAGAGCTGGGTCTGGGTGCGACATCCCGAATCCTGTGCCCAAGCCGTCGCCTTGGCTGAGAGCttccagctggggcagggagatcCCGATGGGATTTGGGAGCAGCAG GTGACGGTGCGCGTGAAGGTGGAGGAGGTGGCCCCGGGGGACGTGGAGGACCCTGAGGTGGCGGGGGACCCACCGAGTCCCCCATCAGAGTCACCCCAGCTCCCCTCTGGGGacagctggcaggaggaggtggcccGGGGCAAGGTCAAGTTTGTCCCCGAGGATGAGGAGCAGCGCCTGCAGGAAACAG caggTCCCACCATGGCGAGCGGAGACCTGGAGGCATCCGTTTTGCAACAGCAAGACCCCCCGCAcccacccagcaccctccaGGGCATCCCGGCAGTTGGGACCCCCGCCCGGAGAGGGACCCACCGGCGACAGATCCCACGGGATCCCACCACCTTCCCACAGCCCCTCGCCCAAGGTCCGCCTAGACCAGCAGAGGACACCAGGAGCCCAGAGAAGCCCTGGGTGAAGCGGGAGCTGTCGGCACAGGGGAAGGACCGTCCGTACCCCTGCAGCGAGTGTGGCAAGAGCTTCGGCCGGTTGACCCACCTGAAGACCCACCAGCGAACCCACACAGGAGTGAAGCCCTACGCCTGCGGGGCTTGCGGCAAGAGCTTCGGTCACCTCTCCAccctcaccacccaccaacgGCTGCACACGGGTGAGCGTCCCTACGCCTGCGGCTCCTGCGGCAAGACCTTCACCAACCCATCGGACCTCAACAAGCACCAACGGTCGCACACGGGCGAGCGACCCTACCCCTGCGCCGCCTGCGGCAAACGCTTCAGCCAACAGTCCAACCTCACCATGCACCAACGGAGCCACACCGAGGAGCGACCCTACCCCTGCGGCGCCTGCGGCAAGAGCTTCAAGTACTTGGCGGACCTGACGGTGCACGAGCGCTCGCACACGGGCGAGAGACCcttcccctgtccccactgCGGGAAGAGCTTCAGCAACAAGTCCTCCCTCGCCCGGCACACGCGCATCCACGCCCGGGCGGCCGCCAGGGACAAGTGA
- the LOC140644604 gene encoding uncharacterized protein isoform X2 codes for MAAPTPPGGGLTLSPPPPAPGCGGLRPVPALSDGGDGHRGGRGPGRRGRARPLRPFVSASGERRGCGGGTPEPTPPAALQSPPHHTPPQESWGDHTAATEPGSMETPTTRPRWRLQPEGGRRRSPAPRPPSPCPEEDTEGSPMSLERVAERRRWPRGEWARRLVPALHGGGASGAGTEMRRLRFRQFRYQEASGPRDVCRRLRELSQGWLRPEVRSKEQIMELLVLEQFLSILPEDIQSWVWVRHPESCAQAVALAESFQLGQGDPDGIWEQQVTVRVKVEEVAPGDVEDPEVAGDPPSPPSESPQLPSGDSWQEEVARGKVKFVPEDEEQRLQETGPTMASGDLEASVLQQQDPPHPPSTLQGIPAVGTPARRGTHRRQIPRDPTTFPQPLAQGPPRPAEDTRSPEKPWVKRELSAQGKDRPYPCSECGKSFGRLTHLKTHQRTHTGVKPYACGACGKSFGHLSTLTTHQRLHTGERPYACGSCGKTFTNPSDLNKHQRSHTGERPYPCAACGKRFSQQSNLTMHQRSHTEERPYPCGACGKSFKYLADLTVHERSHTGERPFPCPHCGKSFSNKSSLARHTRIHARAAARDK; via the exons ATggccgcccccaccccccccgggggggggttAACCCtttccccgccgccgccggctccggGCTGCGGAGGGTTAAGGCCGGTCCCGGCGCTGAGTGACGGCGGCGACGGCCaccgggggggacggggaccggggcggcggggccgggcccggccgctcCGGCCCTTTGTGTCGGCgagcggggagcggcggggctgcggcggcgggaCCCCAG agCCCACCCCAccagctgctttgcaaagcCCCCCACATCACACCCCCCCCCAGGAGAGTTGGGGGGACCACACAGCAGCGACGGAGCCAGGCAGCATGGAGACCCCAACAACACGACCCCGCTGGCGGCTGCAACCAGAGGGAGGACGCCGGCgttccccagccccccggcccccctcgcCATGCCCGGAGGAGGATACAGAGGGGTCCCCAATGTCCTTGGAGCGGGTGGCTGAGAGACGCCGCTGGCCCCGAGGGGAGTGGGCACGGCGGTTGGTACCGGCGCTGCATGGCGGTGGTGCCAGTGGTGCTGGCACGGAGATGCGCCGCTTGCGCTTCCGGCAATTCCGGTACCAGGAGGCATCGGGACCGCGGGATGTTTGCCGGCGGTTGCGGGAGCTGTCGCAGGGTTGGTTACGGCCGGAGGTGCGGAGCAAGGAGCAGATcatggagctgctggtgctggagcaATTCCTCAGCATCCTTCCCGAGGACATCCAGAGCTGGGTCTGGGTGCGACATCCCGAATCCTGTGCCCAAGCCGTCGCCTTGGCTGAGAGCttccagctggggcagggagatcCCGATGGGATTTGGGAGCAGCAG GTGACGGTGCGCGTGAAGGTGGAGGAGGTGGCCCCGGGGGACGTGGAGGACCCTGAGGTGGCGGGGGACCCACCGAGTCCCCCATCAGAGTCACCCCAGCTCCCCTCTGGGGacagctggcaggaggaggtggcccGGGGCAAGGTCAAGTTTGTCCCCGAGGATGAGGAGCAGCGCCTGCAGGAAACAG gTCCCACCATGGCGAGCGGAGACCTGGAGGCATCCGTTTTGCAACAGCAAGACCCCCCGCAcccacccagcaccctccaGGGCATCCCGGCAGTTGGGACCCCCGCCCGGAGAGGGACCCACCGGCGACAGATCCCACGGGATCCCACCACCTTCCCACAGCCCCTCGCCCAAGGTCCGCCTAGACCAGCAGAGGACACCAGGAGCCCAGAGAAGCCCTGGGTGAAGCGGGAGCTGTCGGCACAGGGGAAGGACCGTCCGTACCCCTGCAGCGAGTGTGGCAAGAGCTTCGGCCGGTTGACCCACCTGAAGACCCACCAGCGAACCCACACAGGAGTGAAGCCCTACGCCTGCGGGGCTTGCGGCAAGAGCTTCGGTCACCTCTCCAccctcaccacccaccaacgGCTGCACACGGGTGAGCGTCCCTACGCCTGCGGCTCCTGCGGCAAGACCTTCACCAACCCATCGGACCTCAACAAGCACCAACGGTCGCACACGGGCGAGCGACCCTACCCCTGCGCCGCCTGCGGCAAACGCTTCAGCCAACAGTCCAACCTCACCATGCACCAACGGAGCCACACCGAGGAGCGACCCTACCCCTGCGGCGCCTGCGGCAAGAGCTTCAAGTACTTGGCGGACCTGACGGTGCACGAGCGCTCGCACACGGGCGAGAGACCcttcccctgtccccactgCGGGAAGAGCTTCAGCAACAAGTCCTCCCTCGCCCGGCACACGCGCATCCACGCCCGGGCGGCCGCCAGGGACAAGTGA